In Myxococcota bacterium, the DNA window CACACGGTTCTCGGCGATCGACCCGATCGACAGGACGCCGTCATACCCTGCCGGGTATTCCTTGGGGTTTCCGTACTCGAAGTCGTTGCCCATCGCCGCGCAGACGGTGATGCCTGAATCGTACATGCGCCGGAAAAGCATCGCTTCAGTCCGAGACTTCTCCGTGCCGCCGATGCTCAAGTTCACCACCTTGATGCGCGAATCAAGGACCGATCGCAGGGCTCGCAAGTACGCCTCTCCGTCGACATAGTACTCGCCATCGGAAGCCGGCTCGTCCGGGAATATCTTCCATATGGACAAACTGCAATCGGCGACACCTGCGACGCCAATACTGTTGTTGGCGAGCGCCGCCACGGTTCCGGCGACGTGCGTACCGTGTCCAAGAAGGTCACGCTTTCGGAACGGTTTGTAGTTGTAGCTGATGGACACACCCTTGAAGTCCGGATGGCGATCGTCGATGCCCGTATCCAGGATCGCCACTTCGATGCGGCTTGCCTTCGGGCGCTTGGCCTGGAACCAGCGTATCGCGCGCAGGCCCCATTGCAGGTTGAGGAGCGGGTCCACTCCCTTGGACGCC includes these proteins:
- a CDS encoding S8 family serine peptidase; translation: MSSVTDSSHEYLEGINMLAVDAKKVTPALLKKLTSSSSVEYVERMPARWTQAAKASKGVDPLLNLQWGLRAIRWFQAKRPKASRIEVAILDTGIDDRHPDFKGVSISYNYKPFRKRDLLGHGTHVAGTVAALANNSIGVAGVADCSLSIWKIFPDEPASDGEYYVDGEAYLRALRSVLDSRIKVVNLSIGGTEKSRTEAMLFRRMYDSGITVCAAMGNDFEYGNPKEYPAGYDGVLSIGSIAENRVRSSFSNTGRHIDLVGPGSNILSTLPRQKSPFYDGTKYGVMSGTSMATPHVAGAAALAVKKYPTLNALGIKKKLTKTQKLPMMRGKKWTPSYGAGLLDLSKAL